A region of Salirhabdus salicampi DNA encodes the following proteins:
- a CDS encoding SMI1/KNR4 family protein, with protein MTNNETIFEANRLVEIIKLQYPNFVGKTASESDIERLERKLNVKLPKWYIELYTTVPLIGAEFGIQEDEPIEDYDGVSHMMWGSVDDLIEENIEYEPGTSALKDGYVI; from the coding sequence GTGACAAATAACGAAACTATCTTCGAAGCCAATCGCTTAGTTGAAATAATTAAATTGCAATATCCAAACTTTGTTGGTAAAACAGCAAGCGAAAGTGATATAGAGAGATTAGAAAGAAAATTGAATGTAAAATTACCCAAATGGTACATCGAACTTTATACAACAGTTCCTTTAATTGGTGCAGAGTTTGGAATTCAAGAAGATGAGCCAATTGAGGATTATGATGGTGTTTCTCATATGATGTGGGGGAGTGTGGACGATTTAATTGAAGAAAATATCGAATACGAACCTGGAACATCAGCATTAAAAGACGGATACGTTATATAG
- a CDS encoding DUF2750 domain-containing protein, with amino-acid sequence MYNGGWATALDLEGNQLIPFFPKKEFAASCAKNEWEGYKPEVIDLTEFINDWLSGMSKDGIKPSIFPNDDNTVVLNIDVLLSDLENELENY; translated from the coding sequence TTGTATAACGGTGGATGGGCAACAGCTCTTGACTTGGAAGGTAATCAACTTATACCTTTCTTCCCTAAAAAAGAATTTGCAGCAAGTTGTGCAAAGAATGAATGGGAAGGATATAAACCAGAAGTGATTGATTTAACCGAGTTTATAAATGATTGGCTATCTGGAATGAGTAAGGATGGAATAAAGCCTTCCATTTTTCCAAATGACGATAATACTGTTGTGTTAAATATTGACGTACTTCTATCGGATTTAGAAAACGAACTTGAAAATTATTAA